The Borreliella mayonii genome has a segment encoding these proteins:
- a CDS encoding ParB N-terminal domain-containing protein, whose product MLIDIDQIKIKKRIRKNIGDIETLKNSIIKHGLIYPIIIDKNKNLIAGLRRYQALKEIGYKEVEVKVISIENKKNLLEIELDENNVRKSFTKSEANEGEAYLKIYSESNIIIRFLKFIILKIKNMCKRKK is encoded by the coding sequence ATGTTAATAGATATTGATCAAATAAAAATAAAAAAAAGAATTAGAAAAAATATAGGAGACATTGAAACTCTTAAAAACAGTATTATAAAACATGGGTTAATTTATCCAATAATAATAGATAAAAATAAAAATTTGATAGCAGGACTTAGAAGATATCAAGCTTTAAAAGAAATCGGTTATAAAGAAGTTGAAGTAAAAGTAATCTCAATTGAAAACAAAAAAAATTTACTTGAAATTGAACTTGATGAGAATAATGTTAGAAAATCATTTACAAAAAGTGAGGCAAACGAGGGAGAAGCTTACTTAAAAATTTATTCTGAAAGCAATATAATAATAAGATTCCTTAAATTTATTATCTTAAAAATCAAAAACATGTGTAAAAGGAAAAAATAA
- a CDS encoding penicillin-binding protein 1A encodes MKLNSPNFKKINTHKLLIYLTYFAVSFSIITLSLAVSKTINIQKDKNFGYVNPAVPSRLLDINGKQITQFISDENRELMPLRKMPDNLINTLLIREDIGFFSHRGFSLIGIFRAAFNIVLGRYFSGGSTLTQQLAKLLYTNQARRSILRKLHEIWWAIQLEKKLSKYEILEKYLNKVYFGNGNYGIVAASKFFFGKSVNKINTAESVMMIIQLPNAKLYSPLYNPKFSKKIQRAVLNQVVSNGIVKAEIAEKEFNEYWQNYDWTRMADTSAISNKKDQAPYFSEYIRQKILKYLPDGANIYKDGYSIYSTLDLEAQKYADKVTNDMINKARTMHNLNRSSETIIINSEIVPVVDAISDLLGIKNLRINGRQYKKLRKRKFYEDNIDLIASFGAILGIDKIDKATKEYIIKNKLTPKLIAQPEGAMIAIDTTTGAIRAMVGGSGHTKDNEFNRATQAKVQPGSAFKALYFAAAIDLKKITAATMFSDSPVAFLNKNGEVYAPENYGGKWRGNVLTRQALALSLNIPALRILDKLGFDSAISYSSKLLGITDPKEIEKTFPKVYPLALGVISVSPIQMARAFAILGNSGNKIEPYGIRYIEDRAGRIITNEEASILAKIKSKDQTQIVSPQTAYIITDMMKSTIQYGTLANQRYTNLKNFKSDIAGKSGTTQNWADGWAIGYSPYITTAFWVGFDKKGYSLGISGTGTGLAGPSWGEFMAEYHKNLPKKVFVKPAGIISIPVQAETGLLPEEIADEKIINELFISGTQPVEKSKYYENKLEFKNTIEFNIYGIDEINNNDEINFDTPEFEYLDNNLESLNNNNLESINNNEENKNEDEIEMNIKEPLNEIENKNSQQDLINNNNNNQEMPIENTKEIENEVIVNETNTEAQNTKELNLNNNENEKINNKDVNGEDIQLD; translated from the coding sequence ATGAAATTAAATAGCCCTAATTTTAAAAAAATAAATACACATAAACTGCTTATTTATTTAACATATTTCGCAGTTAGCTTTTCTATTATCACACTATCATTAGCAGTATCTAAGACTATAAACATACAAAAAGATAAAAATTTTGGATATGTAAACCCAGCAGTTCCTTCAAGGCTTTTAGATATTAATGGGAAACAAATAACTCAATTTATATCTGATGAGAATAGAGAATTAATGCCTTTGAGAAAAATGCCTGACAATCTAATTAATACGCTTTTAATACGAGAAGATATTGGGTTTTTTTCTCATCGAGGTTTTTCTTTGATAGGGATATTTAGAGCTGCATTTAATATTGTTCTTGGTAGATATTTTTCAGGCGGCAGCACATTAACTCAACAACTTGCAAAGCTTCTCTACACAAATCAAGCAAGAAGATCTATCTTGAGAAAATTACATGAAATATGGTGGGCAATCCAACTTGAAAAAAAACTCTCAAAATACGAAATATTAGAGAAGTACCTTAATAAAGTTTATTTTGGAAACGGAAACTATGGAATAGTTGCAGCATCAAAATTCTTTTTTGGCAAAAGTGTAAATAAAATTAATACAGCAGAATCCGTGATGATGATAATTCAACTTCCAAATGCAAAACTTTATTCACCTCTTTACAATCCGAAATTTTCAAAAAAAATACAACGTGCAGTTTTAAACCAAGTTGTATCAAATGGAATAGTCAAAGCTGAAATTGCTGAAAAAGAATTTAATGAATACTGGCAAAATTACGATTGGACTAGAATGGCCGACACATCTGCAATTTCAAACAAAAAAGACCAAGCTCCTTATTTCTCTGAATATATAAGGCAAAAAATACTAAAATATTTACCAGATGGCGCAAACATATATAAAGATGGATACTCAATATATTCAACTCTTGACCTTGAGGCACAAAAATACGCAGATAAAGTTACAAACGATATGATTAATAAAGCAAGAACAATGCATAATTTAAACAGATCATCTGAAACAATAATTATTAATTCAGAAATTGTTCCTGTAGTAGATGCAATATCAGATTTATTAGGAATTAAAAATTTAAGAATAAATGGAAGACAATATAAAAAACTAAGAAAAAGAAAATTTTACGAAGATAATATTGATCTAATTGCAAGCTTTGGAGCTATACTTGGAATTGATAAAATAGATAAGGCAACAAAAGAATATATTATCAAAAATAAATTAACACCAAAACTTATTGCACAACCTGAAGGGGCAATGATAGCAATAGATACAACAACTGGAGCAATAAGGGCCATGGTTGGAGGAAGTGGACATACTAAAGACAATGAATTTAATCGAGCCACACAAGCAAAAGTCCAACCTGGAAGTGCATTCAAAGCATTATATTTTGCAGCCGCAATTGATCTAAAAAAAATAACAGCTGCTACAATGTTTTCAGACTCTCCGGTAGCATTTCTAAATAAAAACGGAGAAGTTTATGCTCCAGAAAATTATGGTGGCAAATGGAGGGGCAACGTTTTAACACGCCAAGCATTAGCCTTGTCCTTGAATATTCCAGCATTAAGAATATTAGACAAACTAGGTTTTGACTCTGCAATTAGCTACTCTTCAAAACTACTAGGAATAACAGATCCAAAAGAAATAGAAAAAACGTTTCCAAAAGTTTATCCACTAGCACTAGGTGTAATATCAGTTTCTCCAATCCAAATGGCAAGAGCCTTTGCAATTTTAGGAAATAGTGGTAACAAAATCGAACCTTATGGAATAAGATACATTGAAGACAGAGCTGGAAGAATAATAACAAATGAAGAAGCAAGCATATTGGCTAAAATAAAAAGCAAAGATCAAACTCAAATAGTGTCTCCTCAAACTGCATACATCATCACAGATATGATGAAATCAACAATTCAATACGGAACCTTAGCAAATCAAAGATATACAAATCTCAAAAATTTTAAATCTGACATTGCTGGAAAATCGGGAACAACACAAAATTGGGCAGACGGATGGGCAATAGGATACTCTCCTTATATAACAACAGCATTTTGGGTTGGATTTGACAAAAAAGGATATTCACTAGGAATATCTGGAACAGGAACAGGATTAGCAGGACCTAGTTGGGGAGAATTCATGGCAGAATATCACAAAAATTTACCTAAAAAGGTTTTTGTAAAGCCTGCAGGAATAATTAGTATCCCTGTGCAAGCAGAAACAGGCCTGCTACCAGAAGAAATTGCTGATGAGAAAATAATAAATGAACTATTTATTTCCGGCACTCAGCCAGTTGAAAAATCAAAATATTATGAAAATAAACTAGAATTTAAAAATACAATAGAATTTAACATATATGGAATTGATGAGATTAATAATAACGATGAAATAAATTTTGACACTCCTGAATTTGAATATCTTGATAATAATCTTGAAAGCCTAAACAATAATAATCTTGAGAGCATTAATAACAATGAAGAAAATAAAAATGAAGATGAAATAGAAATGAACATTAAAGAACCCTTAAATGAAATAGAAAATAAAAACTCACAACAAGATTTAATAAATAATAACAATAATAACCAGGAAATGCCTATTGAAAATACCAAGGAAATTGAAAACGAAGTCATTGTTAATGAAACAAACACAGAAGCACAAAACACAAAAGAATTAAATTTAAACAACAATGAAAATGAGAAAATTAACAATAAAGACGTCAATGGAGAAGATATCCAATTGGATTAA
- the plzA gene encoding c-di-GMP-binding receptor PlzA: protein MLLSRKIRDYGAKYKGKEIKMSTEINSFLNLRNTIEMRISSYTVFGVIYSISMDSLKLIFQEDTVLPALAKNKNLGSIQLKKNLDSKSSAAFFPFLSVKLLSASSYSSQNKEYNLLTLEFLSPAPEEIAIKVGKLLDLKLGQNQRIHERIIVDKDSIRKLKIDSDKAFINFNGSKHKCLIKDLSYGGALVISSFDYRDVEEDVIDLIFSFEFMDEEIFIEGKSKSLSVIQTPNGKVFALGIAFDEDKIPLEYTMLIHDYFN from the coding sequence ATGCTTTTATCTAGAAAAATAAGAGATTACGGGGCTAAGTATAAGGGCAAAGAGATTAAAATGAGCACAGAGATAAATAGTTTTTTAAATCTTCGCAATACTATTGAGATGAGGATAAGCTCTTATACTGTTTTTGGAGTAATTTATTCTATTTCTATGGATTCTCTTAAGCTTATTTTTCAAGAAGATACTGTATTGCCTGCTTTGGCTAAAAATAAAAATTTAGGTTCTATTCAACTTAAAAAAAATTTAGATTCTAAGAGTAGTGCTGCTTTTTTTCCCTTTTTATCTGTGAAACTATTAAGTGCTTCTTCTTATTCTTCTCAGAATAAAGAATACAATTTATTAACATTAGAATTTTTATCTCCTGCGCCAGAAGAGATTGCTATTAAAGTTGGAAAGCTTCTTGATTTAAAACTTGGGCAAAATCAGAGAATTCATGAGAGAATTATTGTCGATAAAGATTCTATTAGAAAGCTAAAAATTGATTCTGATAAAGCTTTTATCAATTTTAATGGGTCAAAACATAAATGCTTAATAAAAGATTTATCTTATGGGGGCGCTTTAGTAATTTCTTCTTTTGATTATAGAGATGTCGAGGAAGATGTAATTGATTTGATTTTTAGTTTTGAATTTATGGATGAAGAAATTTTTATTGAGGGTAAATCAAAAAGTTTAAGTGTTATTCAGACGCCCAATGGGAAGGTTTTTGCGCTTGGTATTGCTTTTGATGAAGACAAAATACCGCTTGAGTATACTATGTTAATTCATGATTATTTCAATTAA
- a CDS encoding L-threonylcarbamoyladenylate synthase, protein MISTKIIRSSQIQKAAKLIKMGELVVFPTETVYGIGANAYNEDAVKMIFLVKKRPINNPLIVHVDTVKKIKDLSEYIPKSALMLIKKFSPGPLTYVLKKSIKISRFVSGNLDTVAIRIPANKTALSLIKASKVPIVAPSANISKRPSSTNFEMALKELNGLVKGIIKTEENKDFNIGIESTVIGFDLKDNVLILRPGAITKKMIENELQGKYTVNYAETKIELEKSPGNIIEHYKPKIPVYLFKSQDNIRRYLNKDTKILITKATLKSYLFNFLWDKKNITVFNTLEEYAQNLYKELVNSENNYKQILSEFLKDEELGYSINNRIRKASSNRFINKK, encoded by the coding sequence ATGATATCAACAAAAATAATTCGCAGTAGCCAAATACAAAAAGCAGCAAAACTTATTAAAATGGGAGAGCTTGTTGTATTCCCAACAGAAACAGTTTACGGAATTGGCGCAAATGCTTACAATGAGGATGCCGTAAAAATGATTTTTTTAGTAAAAAAAAGGCCTATTAACAATCCTTTAATAGTGCACGTTGATACAGTAAAAAAAATAAAAGACTTATCAGAATATATTCCCAAAAGTGCTCTTATGTTAATCAAAAAATTTAGTCCGGGCCCTTTAACTTATGTTCTTAAAAAATCAATAAAAATATCTAGATTTGTAAGTGGCAACCTAGATACAGTGGCAATAAGAATTCCTGCAAACAAAACAGCTTTAAGCTTAATCAAAGCATCTAAAGTCCCTATAGTAGCACCATCTGCAAATATATCAAAAAGACCAAGCTCAACAAATTTCGAAATGGCCTTAAAAGAATTAAATGGACTTGTAAAAGGAATAATAAAAACAGAAGAGAATAAAGACTTTAATATTGGAATCGAATCAACCGTGATTGGATTTGACCTAAAAGATAACGTACTAATATTAAGGCCGGGTGCAATAACAAAAAAAATGATAGAAAATGAACTTCAAGGTAAATATACAGTAAATTATGCAGAAACAAAAATAGAACTAGAAAAATCACCCGGGAACATAATAGAACATTACAAACCAAAAATTCCCGTCTATTTATTTAAAAGTCAAGATAACATAAGAAGATATTTAAACAAAGATACAAAAATACTTATCACAAAAGCTACTCTAAAATCCTATTTATTTAATTTTTTATGGGATAAAAAAAATATTACAGTATTTAATACTCTTGAAGAGTATGCACAAAATCTTTACAAAGAGCTGGTAAATTCTGAAAACAACTACAAACAAATCCTTAGTGAGTTCTTAAAAGATGAAGAACTTGGATACTCAATAAACAATAGAATCAGAAAAGCCAGTTCGAATAGATTCATTAACAAAAAATGA
- a CDS encoding septal ring lytic transglycosylase RlpA family protein — MRILIDVILRDNRKFVFLFVFFFIASHVNSATVGLASWYGEAFHGKITANGEKFDMMALTAAHKELPFNTTVRVTNLLNNRSVVVRINDRGPFRKDRIIDLSKHAAEKLDFLGIGVAPVKIEVISANEKRPSVSKSSNFKKTFNTSEVKEEKKTKQSEGNISVENKSSDLSADYSVSADKEADFYIQVGSYKKKDYADRTYRILKKAGLFVVVNSHGPFYTVFIPTNADDVQRNIELIKSTGYKDTLIRKTKVPGESLVMD; from the coding sequence ATGAGAATTTTGATTGATGTCATCTTAAGAGATAATAGAAAATTTGTTTTTCTCTTTGTATTTTTTTTTATTGCTTCTCATGTAAATTCTGCTACAGTAGGACTTGCTTCATGGTATGGCGAGGCTTTCCACGGTAAAATTACTGCTAATGGCGAAAAATTTGATATGATGGCTCTTACTGCTGCTCACAAAGAATTGCCCTTTAATACTACTGTAAGGGTTACAAATCTTTTAAATAATAGATCAGTTGTTGTAAGAATTAATGATAGAGGTCCTTTTAGGAAGGATAGAATAATCGATTTATCAAAACATGCCGCTGAGAAGCTTGATTTTTTGGGAATAGGGGTTGCTCCTGTAAAAATTGAAGTAATTAGTGCGAATGAAAAAAGACCTTCTGTATCAAAATCTAGCAACTTTAAAAAAACATTTAATACTTCTGAGGTTAAAGAAGAAAAAAAAACAAAGCAATCAGAAGGGAATATTTCTGTTGAAAATAAATCTTCAGATTTGTCAGCAGATTATTCAGTTTCTGCTGACAAAGAAGCAGATTTTTACATACAAGTTGGATCTTATAAAAAAAAAGATTATGCTGATAGGACTTATCGAATATTAAAAAAAGCGGGTCTTTTTGTTGTAGTAAATTCTCACGGGCCGTTTTATACTGTTTTTATTCCCACTAATGCTGATGATGTTCAAAGAAATATAGAGCTTATTAAATCTACTGGATATAAAGATACTTTGATAAGAAAAACAAAGGTTCCAGGCGAGAGTCTTGTTATGGATTGA
- a CDS encoding tRNA dihydrouridine synthase: MNFLFDIPLPIMILAPMEDVTDTVFRNLIHLIGSEEGEPHIYFTEFISTKGILNGSKQSIQHIFLKPNELNRPLIAQIWGNVPEQFYRAIEMLGGMGFWGIDINMGCPKNKIIKKGVCSALINNKSLAKEIILASKEACVRFNLPLSVKTRHGFSYPEVNDWLGFLLGLGIDMLTVYPRLAVNQSKGPVNFDIFYELVKLRNNLSPSTLIIGNGDVLSLRDARYYVDKYLIDGIMFGRGIFNNLNLFKPSSKHFLDSNLNFRLNILKFHIKDFHATWGLGKDFNKLKKYFKIYFTENERQSKYFSNLINSKTYEELFENLKVIDMVGDF; the protein is encoded by the coding sequence ATGAACTTTTTATTTGATATTCCTCTTCCAATTATGATTTTAGCTCCGATGGAAGACGTTACCGATACTGTTTTTAGAAATTTAATTCATTTAATAGGATCTGAAGAAGGAGAACCTCATATTTATTTTACCGAATTTATTTCTACAAAAGGAATTTTAAATGGATCAAAACAATCCATTCAACATATTTTTTTAAAACCCAACGAACTTAATAGGCCTTTAATTGCTCAAATTTGGGGCAATGTTCCTGAGCAATTTTATAGAGCAATAGAAATGTTGGGAGGTATGGGGTTTTGGGGAATTGATATTAATATGGGTTGTCCTAAGAATAAAATAATTAAAAAAGGAGTTTGTTCAGCTTTAATTAATAATAAATCTTTGGCTAAAGAGATAATTCTTGCAAGCAAAGAAGCTTGTGTGAGATTTAATTTGCCTCTTAGTGTTAAGACCCGGCACGGATTTTCATATCCAGAAGTTAATGATTGGCTAGGGTTTTTGTTAGGCCTTGGAATTGATATGTTAACGGTTTATCCAAGGCTTGCTGTTAATCAGAGCAAAGGTCCTGTTAATTTTGATATTTTTTATGAACTTGTTAAATTGCGAAATAATCTTAGTCCTTCTACTCTGATTATTGGCAATGGAGATGTTTTGAGCCTCAGGGATGCTAGATATTATGTTGATAAATATTTAATTGATGGGATTATGTTTGGTCGTGGAATTTTTAATAATTTAAATTTATTTAAGCCCTCTTCAAAACACTTTTTAGATAGTAATTTAAATTTTAGGTTAAATATATTAAAATTCCATATAAAGGATTTCCATGCTACTTGGGGACTTGGAAAAGATTTTAATAAACTTAAAAAATATTTTAAGATATATTTTACTGAAAATGAAAGACAGAGTAAATATTTCTCAAATCTTATAAATTCAAAAACTTATGAAGAGCTTTTTGAAAATTTAAAAGTTATTGACATGGTAGGAGATTTTTAA